The genomic DNA ACGAGATGTGATGCGGAATATCCACGACACAACCAACTTTCGGGCCCTCGACCCCAGCTTGGTGCGGGATTTACTCGAAGACCTCGACCGCGACAAGCCGCCTGCCAAAAACTGGCAAGCGCTCCAGCATCGGTCATTTGCCTGGCTGTTGGGCGCGGCGTTGTTGTCCAACATCGGCACGTGGATGCAAAACACCGCGCAGGCGTGGTTCATCTATGAAACGACACGCAGTCCGCTCTACCTTGGGCTGGATACGTTTCTGATGTTATCGCCGCTGTTTTTGCTGGCGTTTCCGAGCGGCACGATTGTGGATCGGTTTGACCGGCGGCGCGTATTCTTGGCCGCTTCGCTGGCGCAGATTGCGTGTACGGCCTGTGCCGCGATGTTGTTTTTGACTGGTCGGCAAACGGTGTGGGCGCTTCTGAGCTTGTCATTCGTGGCCGGCGTCGGACAGGCTTTTGCCAACGTGGCCTACGTTGCGCTCATTCCCCGTTTGGTGCCTACCCGGGCGCTACCCCAAGCCACAGCACTCAACTCCCTTCAGTTGAGCTTGGCGCGCATGGTCGGCCCCCTCGCCGCCGGTGGCATCCTGCTCTGGCTTGGGCCGGCTGCCTGCTACGCGGCCAATAGCCTGTCGTTCATGGTCTTGTTGGTCATGGCGTTGCGGGTGAAAGAACGTCCGCCGGAAGCGCCAACCATGGACGCCTTCGCCAAGATCACGCGGCCGCTCCAGCCGTTGCGGGAACTGTCCCTGTGGCAAGCGCTGGCGCAGGAAGTCCGGCAGTTGCGGCACTACCTGAAGCGTCGTCCCGGGTTGATTGAAGTGTATGCCCTATGCTTCGTCGTGACGTTTTTTGGGGGGTGCGTCCCGGTGCTGCTGCCAAGTCACGTCCGTGGCGTATGGAATGGCGCGGCGTGGCTTTATACGGTGCTTTTGGGGCTTTACGGGCTTGGCACGGTGCTTGGCTCGCTCTATATCGCCCAGCGACCGAAGCCAATCGGCGGCGGCCGGCGGGCGCTGTATCTCACCGGTGTGACGAGCGCGTCGTTGCTGGCCTTTGCGCTCATGCCGTCACCTCTGATGGGCGCGATGGCCATAATCGCCATTGGCGGGGCGCTAATTGCGCTGCTTAGTCAACTGACGGCACTCGTGCAGTTCGGTTTGGTGGATGAAGTGCGCGGGCGGGTGATGAGCTTGTTTTTGGTGACGTTCCAGAGCGGTTACGCACTGGGCGGGCTGGCCGTCGGTGCCATTGCCACCCGGATGTCAACCGCCACAACCATCTTGGCCTGTGGCGTGGCATTGGCCGTGGTGGCCGTTGGTGGCCGCTGGCTTGATTCGCGCTTGAGCGAGTCATAAGCCTGGTCGCCTACAACTAATAAAGCCGCCGCTTCGTAAGCTACGGCCAGGACGCCAAACCGAGTAAGACGAGTCCTAGTGTGGCCGGTACGGCCTGAATGAACAGGATACGTCGGCTGGCGGTTGCGCCGCCGTAGAGTCCGGCAATGAGCACACACGACAGAAAGAAAACTTTGACTGGTCCACCCAAAGCGCC from Chloracidobacterium validum includes the following:
- a CDS encoding MFS transporter, which codes for MRNIHDTTNFRALDPSLVRDLLEDLDRDKPPAKNWQALQHRSFAWLLGAALLSNIGTWMQNTAQAWFIYETTRSPLYLGLDTFLMLSPLFLLAFPSGTIVDRFDRRRVFLAASLAQIACTACAAMLFLTGRQTVWALLSLSFVAGVGQAFANVAYVALIPRLVPTRALPQATALNSLQLSLARMVGPLAAGGILLWLGPAACYAANSLSFMVLLVMALRVKERPPEAPTMDAFAKITRPLQPLRELSLWQALAQEVRQLRHYLKRRPGLIEVYALCFVVTFFGGCVPVLLPSHVRGVWNGAAWLYTVLLGLYGLGTVLGSLYIAQRPKPIGGGRRALYLTGVTSASLLAFALMPSPLMGAMAIIAIGGALIALLSQLTALVQFGLVDEVRGRVMSLFLVTFQSGYALGGLAVGAIATRMSTATTILACGVALAVVAVGGRWLDSRLSES